The Bacteroidota bacterium genome includes the window TTGGCCTTAGATTATATTTGTAAAATCCAATTGTGGATAGTGCCACTCTAGGGATAACAAGAAAAAAATGTTATCCCCATCGCTTGGATAATTACTTCGGTATCCCAAACAACGGGATACCTTCGTAATTAACCACACTCTCCACAATATTATTATCAATATCTATAAATACTTTTTCTTGATTTTTCAGGTGTGCACTTTTAAATTTTAAATCCGTTAAAAAGTGTGCACTTTTAATTCTTAAATGACAGGCATTTATATAACATCTTGACAAAATTATAATAATGTGATAAACTAATCGACTGTTTAAAATGTATAATTTGAACGGTCGTTCAATTTATTAAGGGGAGGTAATATGTTTTCCGATATGCAGGAATTCATTAGTTTTCTGGAAAAAAGCGGGGAGCTTAAAAAGGTTAAAATTGAGGTTGACTCTGATCTTGAAATTACTGAGATCGCTGACCGTATAGTTAAAAAAGGCGGGCCGGCTGTACTATTTGAGAACGTTAAAGGG containing:
- a CDS encoding UbiD family decarboxylase: MFSDMQEFISFLEKSGELKKVKIEVDSDLEITEIADRIVKKGGPAVLFENVKGSKYPLLINMFGTKKRMCMSLGVEKIEEISDRIENLFPKDMPKSLWD